The Mesorhizobium loti DNA segment GCCTGCTGGCGACAAGCCTGCCGATGGCAGCGACGGCACCGGTGGCGACACTGGCGATGCCGGCGGCGATGCGGGCGATGCCCAGTAAGATAAAAAAGGCGTTGCCCGGAACGCGGCAGCCTGACATTTGAAAGAAACGCCACGCGTCCGATTTCGACGCACCCACGGCGTGGTCATTTTTAAGCGGCACTTGCCCCTGTCCGGAAAGCTGGTTTGGGGTGATGCGCCAGGGGTGTGCAGGCGACATGAATTTGCAGAGCATGACCGGATTTGCGCGTGCCGTCGCCGAACATGACGGCACCTCGATCGCCTGGGAGGTCAAGTCCGTCAACGGCAAGAGCGTCGAGGTGCGGCTGCGGCTGCCGCAGGGTTTCGAACGGCTGGAGCCGGCGGTGAGGCAAACGCTGCAGAAGCGTTTCGCCCGAGGCAATTTCCAGGCGACGCTGACCATCGGCCGCGCCGCCGGTGCGCAGGCGCAACCCGTCGTCAACGAGGCGTTTCTGAAAGACCTTGCGGGTCTCGCCAAGCGGCTGCAGGAACAATTCGGCGTTGCTGCCGCGACGGCTGACGGGTTGCTGTCGCTGCGTGGCGTGCTCGACATTCCTGAAACCGTGGAAACCGAAGAGGCGCGCGCCGCGCTCGACACCGCCATCATGGCTGCGCTCGACGTGGCGCTGAAAGGGCTGGAGCAGGCAAGGCAAGGCGAGGGTGCGGCCCTGGCTTTGCTGCTGTCCGGCCATATCGACGCCATCGAGGCACTGACGCTGCGCGCGGAGGCGGATCCGTCACGCGAGACGGCGGCGATCCGTGAACGCATCGCCGAGCAGGTCAGGCTGCTGATGGACGCTTCCGCCAATCTGGATGCGAGCCGGCTGCACATGGAGGCGGCGTTCCTCGCCACCAAGGCTGATATTCGCGAAGAGATCGACCGGCTGAAAACGCATGTCGCATCTGGCCGGACCCTGCTTGGGGGCGGCGGCCCCATCGGCCGCAAGCTCGATTTTCTGGCACAGGAATTTAACCGCGAATCGAATACGTTGTGCTCGAAGTCGAACGCCGCAGCCGTCACAGCGATCGGGCTGGAGCTGAAGGCCGTGGTCGACCAGTTTCGTGAACAGGTCCAGAATCTGGAGTAGCCGATGGTTGCCAAGGAACCGATGGTTCCCAGGGATTTGGGTTCCCGCATCCGCCGCCGGGGGCTGATGCTTGTGCTGTCGTCGCCATCGGGCGCCGGCAAGTCGACGATCGCGCGCAACCTCCTGGAAAGCGATTCCAGCCTCGAACTGTCGGTCTCGGTCACCACAAGGCCGCGCCGCGGCTCGGAGATCGAGGGTGTTCACTACCATTTCCGCACCATGCGCGAGTTCGAGCGGCTGCGCGATTCCGATGCGCTGCTCGAGTGGGCGGAGGTGCATGGCAATTGCTATGCGACACCGCGCGAGCCCGCCGAACTGGCGCTGGCGCAAGGCCGCGACATGCTTTTCGACATCGACTGGCAAGGCGCACAGCAGCTCAAGGAGAAGATGCGCGCCGACATCGTTTCGATCTTCATCCTGCCGCCGTCGATGAAGGAATTGAAGGCGCGGCTGAAGCGTCGCGCCGAGGACCAGGAAGCGGTGATCGAGACGCGGCTGAAGAACGCCCGCAACGAGATCGAGCACTGGAAGGAATACGATTTCGTCATCGTCAATGACGATCTCGACCGCGCCTTCGCCGAAGTGCGCGGCATCGTCGTCGCCGAACGATTGCGGCGCGACCGCCGGCCCGGTCTGTTCGATTTCGTCTCCGGTTTGCTGGACGAGAAGACCGTCTAACCGGCTCAGGGCGCCATGCCGTCGGCCAGGATCAGATGTCGGCTGAGCGCGGCGTCGCGCACATCCAGTGCTGCAGCATACTCGGCCGATGCGTACCAGCGCCGTGCCTGCTCAATATCAGGAAATTCGACGACGATCAGCGGTGTGGGATG contains these protein-coding regions:
- a CDS encoding guanylate kinase — its product is MVAKEPMVPRDLGSRIRRRGLMLVLSSPSGAGKSTIARNLLESDSSLELSVSVTTRPRRGSEIEGVHYHFRTMREFERLRDSDALLEWAEVHGNCYATPREPAELALAQGRDMLFDIDWQGAQQLKEKMRADIVSIFILPPSMKELKARLKRRAEDQEAVIETRLKNARNEIEHWKEYDFVIVNDDLDRAFAEVRGIVVAERLRRDRRPGLFDFVSGLLDEKTV